From a single Rutidosis leptorrhynchoides isolate AG116_Rl617_1_P2 chromosome 5, CSIRO_AGI_Rlap_v1, whole genome shotgun sequence genomic region:
- the LOC139850194 gene encoding uncharacterized protein: MSSSDEESLVNAMKSIFAYRNNVVIRRDVEEQNEAQSSRRKRRYIRRDRVEAHNRLMKDYFVQDPKHPPEYFKRRYRMSQSLLEKIIEGILSYSTRPNAPKWFTYFQQRPDARGVLGVSTILKVTSAILQLAYGDSPDLFDEYLPISERTSRESLQNFTRCIIDLYGNVYMREPTEDDIRRLYHKHEELHGFPGMLGSIDCMHWAWGKCPNAWKGHFTRGDHGYPTIMLEAVASYDNWIWHAYFGMACSNNDLNVLNASPLFDSLLIDTAPQVPYEIGDVDFDRDYYLADGIYPSWASFVKGFSSVVDAKRKYFTKKQSAARKDVERTFGILQGRWGILRQPAREYSVNAIKRIMYGCIILHNMIIEDNGFNIAENKSYYLHVNNLQGSTWYERCDVYAEKTKDLRDKDEHEYLRHTLVSHLWHNRDDEIVNEL, encoded by the coding sequence ATGAGTAGTTCCGACGAAGAAAGTTTGGTTAACGCAATGAAAAGTATATTTGCTTATCGAAATAACGTGGTAATACGTAGAGATGTCGAGGAACAAAATGAGGCTCAAAGCTCAAGACGAAAACGTCGCTACATTCGTCGTGATCGTGTAGAAGCGCACAATCGTTTGATGAAAGATTATTTTGTTCAAGATCCGAAGCATCCCCCTGAATATTTCAAACGGCGTTATCGAATGTCACAAAGTCTTCTTGAAAAAATAATTGAAGGTATACTTTCTTACTCTACTCGTCCCAATGCACCAAAGTGGTTTACTTATTTTCAACAACGTCCCGATGCACGTGGTGTTCTCGGAGTATCTACTATTTTAAAAGTCACTTCTGCCATTCTTCAACTAGCATACGGTGATTCACCGGATCTATTTGACGAATATTTACCAATTTCAGAGAGAACATCACGTGAGTCTTTGCAAAATTTTACAAGATGTATTATAGACTTGTATGGTAATGTATACATGAGAGAACCGACCGAGGACGATATACGTCGGTTGTATCATAAACATGAAGAACTTCACGGCTTTCCTGGAATGCTTGGAAgcattgattgtatgcattgggcttgGGGTAAATGTCCAAATGCATGGAAAGGGCATTTCACCAGAGGCGATCACGGTTACCCGACAATCATGTTGGAAGCCGTTGCATCGTATGACAATTGGATTTGGCATGCATATTTTGGAATGGCCTGTTCGAACAATGACTTGAATGTCCTTAATGCATCTCCATTGTTTGATAGTTTACTAATTGACACAGCTCCTCAAGTTCCATACGAAATTGGGGACGTTGATTTTGATCGAGACTACTATCTTGCCGATGGGATTTACCCTTCGTGGGCTTCTTTCGTTAAGGGATTCTCAAGTGTTGTTGACGCAAAAAGAAAATACTTTACAAAGAAACAATCTGCAGCTCGTAAAGACGTTGAGAGGACATTTGGAATTTTGCAAGGTCGTTGGGGTATTTTAAGACAACCAGCTAGGGAATATAGTGTAAACGCAATCAAAAGAATCATGTATGGTTGCATCATATTGCACAACATGATAATTGAAGACAATGGTTTTAACATCGCTGAAAATAAATCTTACTACTTGCATGTCAACAACCTACAAGGATCAACTTGGTACGAAAGGTGTGATGTATATGCCGAGAAGACAAAAGATCTGCGTGACAAAGACGAGCATGAGTATCTTCGACATACTCTAGTTTCGCATCTATGGCATAATCGCGATGACGAAATAGTTAACGAATTGTAA